A part of Neodiprion pinetum isolate iyNeoPine1 chromosome 4, iyNeoPine1.2, whole genome shotgun sequence genomic DNA contains:
- the LOC124217571 gene encoding myotrophin isoform X2: protein MSELVWGIKNGDLDQVRDIVENKDIDVNQMIDGRTPLHYAADYGQGDVLRYLLEKGADANATDKHGITTLLAAIWEGHTNCVKLLLERGANPDGSTPDGTSYLEAAEKDEIKQLLKSH from the exons atgaGCGAACTGGTTTGGGGGATCAAAAATGGAGATCTTGATCAAGTACGGGACATTGTCGAGAACAAG GATATAGACGTGAATCAAATGATCGATGGGAGAACACCGTTACATTATGCTGCTGATTATGGCCAAGGTGACGTGCTCAGATACCTTTTGGAAAAGGGAGCTGATGCAAAT gCAACAGACAAACACGGAATTACAACTCTTTTAGCAGCGATTTGGGAAGGACACACGAATTGCGTGAAATTATTACTCGAAAGAGGGGCAAATCCTGATGGTTCGACGCCAGATGGTACGAGTTACCTTGAGGCAGCTGAGAAGGACGAAATCAAACAGCTGCTTAAATCTCACTAG